DNA from Chryseomicrobium sp. FSL W7-1435:
CTGAAGAAGAGGCTATAGCTAAGGCAGAAGCGGAAGCAGAAGCAAAGGCAAAAGCCGAAGAAGAAGCAATCGCCAAAGCTGAGGAAGAGGCAAGGGCAGCAGAAGCTGCAGAAACACTCTCCCAGAAACAAGCGATCGGAATGGCTGAAGACTATTTAAATTACACTGCTTTTTCAAAAAGCGGATTGATCGAACAGTTGGAATATGAAGGTTTCAGCAATGCAGAAGCTACATATGCTGCGGACAAAATGAATACAGATTGGCGAGAACAGGCAGTGAAAATGGCTGAGGATTATCTCGACTACAGTTCATTTTCAAGAACCGGTTTGATTGAGCAATTGCAATATGAAGGCTTTAGTAGTGAAGATGCTACTTATGCAGTTGATGCGATAGGGCTTTAAATTTTAGCTGTTCACTATAATTCTTATAGAAAAAAGGAGAAACCTCGCCTCGGCGGGGTTTCTTTTGGTATTAATGGGTTTGTCTTTGTTGATTATGGGGCACTTTCTGTGTTTGGTCTTGCACTTTTGCAGCTTTCATCGCTCTAGCGGGGTTTTACATCGCTGAAATGCGAGAACAATAAGCTTTCGTCGCACTACCGGACTTTTGTGTCGCTGGATTTCCCGCTTTCATCGCTCTAGCAGAGGCTTTCGTCGCTAAATCTCAAGGATAAAGTTGTTTCGTCGCTCTAATAGAGCTTTACGGCGCTGTAATTCCTGTATTCGTTGCTATAACTAAGTTTTGCGTCGATGAAGGCTAGAACTTAGGGTCTTCGACATCAAAGCTTAAAACCTAGACCTTAATAGGTGGCATTGGAATCATTAGCAAGTACATTCTCTAAATCTAATTTAGGCTGTTAAACCAATTCCGTCACTAACTTCAGAATCCTATTTTTCTGCTCCATAAACCATCAAATTCAAATAGTTCCCAAAACCCACAAAATGGTATAATCAGTTTAATTATTCGTTCAACTTATGAATCGGCAGATAGCTACGAATTAGTATATATTTAACAACAAAAGGAGCCCTATTCATGCATCCAACTGGTTCATCACCATAACTCGTGGTTGCTATTTTGAGCTTCCTAGTTCAAGTTTTAACCTTGTGAAGAAGTTATTCAGATTACGATACCCGAAAGCTCTTCGTTTGATCAGTTTGATCTTATTGTTTGTACCTTCTATTTTCCCGTTAGAGAGAGGCGAGAGTATTGTGTTTTCCATCTCACGTTGACGCACTATCACAGCTTTTGCAATCTTGGCCAGCGGCCCACATGGATGAAACATGAAACGGTCGATCCACTCTTTTAGACGACGAGAAGCTTGTCCAGATGTAGTCGACTTCAATACAAATCGCATATGTTGTAATCCGTAATAGATGTCCTTGATGAACTCGTCTTCGCGAAGGCATGCCCGTGCGACCTCTAAGTCTGCATCGTCTAATTGTTCTGGACGACATGCTAGGGAACGATCTATTGTACGTACGTGATAGTGACGTTTAGTTTCATCCAGAAAACGCCGACGGCGTCGCAGCGCATCCGTAAAAAACTGGATCAGGTGGAAACGATCGAGCACATGGGTCGCATCTGGTATCACAGAATTTGTGGCCTTCGACATGGCTGGCGCAAAGTCACTGACTACTGTTTGAATAGAGCTCTTCACTTGAGAGAGAGCCAAAGAGATTGCAGCTTCATCTCTACCTTCAACTATCGAAAGGACGCACCCGGATTTCGCATCAAGGACCACTGTCGCGTAATGATGACCTTTGCGCGTAGCGAACTCATCGACCAAGACATGCCTTGCGGTTTTAGTCTCCAACTGGCGCGAAGCGTATTGATAGAACCACCTTTCAACGGTCGTGTACGGAACACCATACTCACGCGAGACATCAGAGATTGTCCTACCATGACAACGTTTTGCAATCTCCACTCTATAATGTCTGGTGGAAGAACGAACTAGGCCTAAGCCAAAGTCATGAACAAACGTGATACCACATTCTTTACAGACCTGGCGTGGGACATCTATCTCGATCCAGATCGTCCCTACGCCCCAGGCGTAGGAATGTCTAAAACGGCGACGTTCCTTTGAGTGGCGGACTGTCTGACTTGAACAGACAAGACATGAGACTGGACGGTTCAGCGTAGAAATTCGAAACACGTTTGGTTCGTTGTCGGATGACGGATGAATTGTAAAAAATGATGGAAGTGGAAGGACTAATTTGATAAACTGTTGGGACAAGGCGAAAACTCCTATCGTGGTTTGTCTAGACAACAATTACGATACAGGTGTTTTCGCTTTTTTTTTATTTATTTACATAATTAAGCTGTTCAAGTGTCAACCACGACTTATGGTGATGAACCATCCAACTTACAAATTTCCCAAAATGTATCACCAACTTCAAGATTTTGATGTTGAACTACAAAAACAGGGGTATTCCCTTGATGATCACTTTGGTCTCCGATTGAGCGAAGATTTCTCGCACTATCATAATACACCGCTAGATCTCGTCCCGTTTGGAGATATTGGTATGGATGGCGTACATTATGGTTTCTTGACGGACTTTGGGAGAGTAGAGAATTTAGAGGAAGCCTTTGTCGTACTCATTTCGCCCATGGATTCTGACGTTCCGCATAAAATCGTAGCAAGGAACTTTCGAGAGTTCTTGAACCTAGCTTGGACTGTGAAAGGAGCCCTTGACCTAGGATTTTAAGTGCCTGTCACCAGTTGGAACTAGATACCATTTGGTTACAGGCACCTTTTTCAAATTAAATAAGAGGCTGGGACAAAACATAGCCGATAATATAAAAAATGACCATCGAGATTGATTGATGGTCATTTTTTATGGGTTTTTCTAGTATGCGGCCAGAGTTTCTACACTCTGGCCGCATATTTTCTCAAGTTCACCGCCATAAGTGCCAATCCGATATCGTTCTCGACCTTTGGTCGAGTGCGAACGGAGGCACGAGTGAAACCCAAATTAGCTTTCAAGAATCCAAAAACTGGTTCCACGTCCGTCTTGCGACGGCGATAGATAGACCCGGTCTTTTCTTCTGAAAGCTTGGTTCTCACATATTCTTTTTGTTCTTCCCAGGTGACATTCACAGACATCGTGCGATTGGTTCCCTCGTGTGCCTTTGTACACTGTGATCGGAATGGACAACCGCCACAGTCTTCCGCTCGATATACTTTAAACTGGCGTTCGAAACCAGTCTTGTCTCTGCGTACGCTCAAATGGGAGAAGTTAAGACGTTTAGAGTTAGGGCATTCATAGGAATCCGTTGTTTCGTCATAGGTCCAATTCGCTGTCTGGAATGGGTTGTTTTTATAGGCCTTCTTCTGTTCTCGAAGATACTGACCATAAGTGATGAGTGGTGTCTTTTGGCGTTTCACTAGGATGTCGTTATAGTTCGGCTCGCTGCCATAACCCGCATCCGCCACGATATGTTCAGGAAGTTCGAAGAAATCATCTTCAATTTTGTCTAGGAAAGGAACCATCGTCTTCGAGTCACTTGGATTTGGGAATACTGCATAAGCCAGAGTATATTGATTTTCTGTTGCGATCTGTAAGTTGTAGCCAGGTTTCAATTGACCGTTCCTCATATAATCATCTTTCATCCGCATGAACGTGGCATCCTTGTCAGTCTTGGAATAACTGTTTCGCTCACCCATGATCCCCAGGTCGATCTCATAACGATGTTTTCGGACAAGCATGTC
Protein-coding regions in this window:
- a CDS encoding ISL3 family transposase, giving the protein MFRISTLNRPVSCLVCSSQTVRHSKERRRFRHSYAWGVGTIWIEIDVPRQVCKECGITFVHDFGLGLVRSSTRHYRVEIAKRCHGRTISDVSREYGVPYTTVERWFYQYASRQLETKTARHVLVDEFATRKGHHYATVVLDAKSGCVLSIVEGRDEAAISLALSQVKSSIQTVVSDFAPAMSKATNSVIPDATHVLDRFHLIQFFTDALRRRRRFLDETKRHYHVRTIDRSLACRPEQLDDADLEVARACLREDEFIKDIYYGLQHMRFVLKSTTSGQASRRLKEWIDRFMFHPCGPLAKIAKAVIVRQREMENTILSPLSNGKIEGTNNKIKLIKRRAFGYRNLNNFFTRLKLELGSSK
- a CDS encoding Ltp family lipoprotein, which produces MGKFTQFLKRRWSYIVVALIALVIGASAGPSQTEVEANESESLKMQEQLEAQNADYASTIESLEATNKESAKKIEELEAKVKEAEPFFLLAEAERKEKEAELKKKEEEEKAKKAAEEEAIAKAEAEAEAKAKAEEEAIAKAEEEARAAEAAETLSQKQAIGMAEDYLNYTAFSKSGLIEQLEYEGFSNAEATYAADKMNTDWREQAVKMAEDYLDYSSFSRTGLIEQLQYEGFSSEDATYAVDAIGL
- a CDS encoding IS1182 family transposase, with product MFKNYNMNQLVLPLDIEMKLSKDDIAFSIDRLVETIPDEAFHEFRRDNGCPAYHPKMMLKIILCAYTQSTFSGRKIEDLTKDSLRIMWLAQGHQPSYRTINRFRVQPAMNALIKECFIQFRNRLVAEDLIDQDAIFIDGTKIEADANKFTFVWKRAVEKYLTSLTEKSKQMYEELFKANIMPALEVEEGLTAEQMSLMADKLEEHVHEKTAQIESTEDVAKRKKIRSERKEPKKLLKLIKDMLVRKHRYEIDLGIMGERNSYSKTDKDATFMRMKDDYMRNGQLKPGYNLQIATENQYTLAYAVFPNPSDSKTMVPFLDKIEDDFFELPEHIVADAGYGSEPNYNDILVKRQKTPLITYGQYLREQKKAYKNNPFQTANWTYDETTDSYECPNSKRLNFSHLSVRRDKTGFERQFKVYRAEDCGGCPFRSQCTKAHEGTNRTMSVNVTWEEQKEYVRTKLSEEKTGSIYRRRKTDVEPVFGFLKANLGFTRASVRTRPKVENDIGLALMAVNLRKYAARV